The following proteins are encoded in a genomic region of Actinomycetota bacterium:
- a CDS encoding DUF948 domain-containing protein codes for MIAAMTARDWAVVALASSGALALFIAAVVISNLFRVVTSLQNLVDGVASETVPLLKEASHTVAGVNKELERVDVILGNVQRVSENAETISDTVRAVVTNPLVKALAFAAGARRATRKFKGK; via the coding sequence ATGATCGCAGCCATGACCGCGCGCGACTGGGCCGTCGTCGCGCTGGCATCCTCGGGCGCGCTCGCGCTGTTCATCGCAGCGGTCGTGATCTCGAACCTGTTCCGCGTGGTGACAAGCCTGCAGAACCTTGTGGACGGTGTCGCATCCGAGACCGTTCCGCTTCTAAAGGAAGCGAGTCACACCGTCGCCGGCGTGAACAAGGAACTCGAGCGCGTGGACGTGATCCTCGGAAACGTCCAGCGCGTGTCCGAGAACGCCGAGACGATCTCGGACACGGTGCGGGCCGTCGTGACGAACCCGTTGGTCAAGGCGCTGGCGTTCGCCGCAGGCGCGCGCCGCGCGACGCGCAAGTTCAAAGGGAAGTAG
- the hisS gene encoding histidine--tRNA ligase → MANEIQPPRGTQDILPPLSEQFEAHERRGAQIFGRAGYSRVITPMFEDTALFVRGVGESSDIVNKEMYTFEDRSGNSLTLRPEGTAAVMRAVISNHLWDAGLPIKLWYSAAMFRYDRPQKGRYRQHHQLGIEAIGSDDPAIDAEVIALGKELLDAAGVTGTRLLLNSIGHPGCRGDYLPKLRAFLEQHRDELDADCGRRMTTNPLRVFDCKVERDQQILADAPTIDEDLCDECRAHFEAVQGHLRDAGIEFTIDARMVRGLDYYTRTAFEFQADVLEAAQSTVLGGGRYDLLSEMIGGPPMPGIGFGSGIERVLLAAEAAGALPEPPRLDCYVIALGESERTAGLVLVSAARRAGLGADFAYMARGLKAQLKHADRIGARYAVLIGAKELADGNATLRDMVSGEQTAVPLLDVPAWLKEQTK, encoded by the coding sequence GTGGCGAACGAGATTCAACCACCACGCGGAACACAGGACATCCTGCCGCCGCTTTCCGAGCAGTTCGAGGCGCACGAGCGTCGCGGTGCGCAGATCTTCGGGCGCGCGGGGTACTCCAGGGTCATCACGCCGATGTTCGAGGACACCGCGCTGTTTGTGCGCGGCGTGGGGGAGTCCTCCGACATCGTGAACAAAGAGATGTACACCTTCGAGGATCGCAGCGGGAACTCACTGACTTTGCGTCCGGAGGGGACCGCGGCGGTGATGCGCGCGGTCATCAGCAACCACCTGTGGGACGCCGGGTTGCCGATCAAGCTTTGGTACAGCGCGGCGATGTTCCGCTACGACCGTCCGCAAAAGGGCCGGTATCGCCAGCACCACCAGTTGGGGATCGAGGCCATCGGGTCCGACGATCCGGCGATCGACGCGGAGGTGATCGCGCTCGGCAAGGAGTTGCTCGATGCCGCCGGCGTCACCGGAACGCGCCTGCTGTTGAACAGCATTGGCCACCCCGGATGCCGCGGGGACTATCTGCCGAAGTTGCGCGCGTTCTTGGAGCAGCACCGCGACGAGTTGGATGCGGACTGCGGCCGCCGCATGACTACGAATCCGTTGCGAGTGTTCGACTGCAAGGTGGAGCGCGATCAACAGATCCTCGCGGATGCTCCGACAATCGACGAGGACCTTTGCGACGAGTGCCGCGCGCACTTCGAGGCCGTACAGGGCCACCTTCGCGATGCGGGCATTGAGTTCACCATCGACGCGCGCATGGTTCGAGGACTCGACTACTACACGCGCACCGCGTTCGAGTTTCAGGCCGATGTGCTGGAGGCTGCGCAAAGCACCGTGCTGGGCGGCGGGCGCTACGACTTGCTCAGCGAGATGATCGGTGGACCGCCGATGCCGGGCATCGGTTTCGGTTCGGGAATCGAGCGCGTGCTGCTCGCGGCCGAAGCCGCCGGCGCGTTGCCCGAGCCGCCGCGCCTTGACTGCTATGTGATCGCGTTGGGCGAGTCCGAACGTACTGCGGGACTCGTGCTGGTGTCGGCCGCGCGCCGCGCAGGCCTCGGCGCCGACTTCGCATACATGGCGCGCGGACTGAAGGCGCAGTTGAAGCACGCCGACCGGATCGGCGCGCGCTACGCGGTGCTGATCGGTGCGAAGGAATTGGCGGACGGCAACGCCACGCTTCGCGACATGGTGTCGGGAGAACAAACGGCGGTGCCGCTGCTGGACGTGCCCGCATGGCTGAAGGAGCAAACGAAATGA
- the aspS gene encoding aspartate--tRNA ligase yields MMRTRECGTLRAADAGAQVTLAGWVHHRRDHGKVIFLDLRDASGTVQVVVHPDESAEAYEAALEVQREFCVQISGEVAARRPGTENERLETGDVEVRARALTVLSPSATPPFVIEDGVEVDEGTRLKYRYLDLRRPEMQGAIRLRHALTRGIRTFLDGRGFIDIETPTLTRSTPEGARDFLVPSRLQPGTFYALPQSPQLFKQLLMVSGLERYYQIARCWRDEDLRADRQPEFTQLDLEMSFVEESDIQVLMEELMVSLWRDVLGVEVSAPFPRMTYDECMRRYGSDKPDVRFAMELADVGAVFEGTGLGIFRKVLEDPQGSMLAIGVPGGASMHHNELRRLEQLARERGAKGLAWFRLTENGLDSPLAKHVDDALIARLVQALGLTTGDLALVCADKTDVARAVLGALRVVVAQDRGLIPEGRWEFLWMTDPPLFEWDPDDERWVSVHHPFTSPQGPVEQMVQDPGNTKARAYDLVLNGVELGGGSIRIHRRDVQVRVLEALKRDPAEFDFLLEAFGYGAPPHGGIAMGIDRMAMLMSGRESIRDVIAFPKTQSGGDPMTGAPTGVEARQLKDLGLKQQPS; encoded by the coding sequence ATGATGCGAACCCGCGAGTGCGGGACGTTGCGCGCGGCGGACGCCGGCGCGCAGGTGACGCTTGCCGGATGGGTCCACCATCGGCGGGACCATGGGAAAGTCATCTTCCTCGACCTTCGTGATGCGAGCGGCACCGTGCAGGTCGTCGTGCATCCCGACGAGTCGGCCGAGGCGTATGAGGCTGCGCTGGAAGTGCAGCGCGAGTTCTGCGTGCAGATTTCCGGCGAGGTCGCCGCGCGCCGCCCGGGCACCGAAAACGAACGCTTGGAGACCGGCGACGTTGAGGTGCGCGCGCGCGCCTTGACGGTCCTGTCGCCGTCCGCGACCCCGCCGTTCGTGATCGAAGACGGCGTCGAGGTGGACGAAGGAACGCGCCTGAAGTATCGCTACCTGGATCTGCGGCGTCCCGAGATGCAAGGCGCGATTCGCTTGCGCCATGCGTTGACACGCGGCATCCGCACATTCCTCGACGGACGCGGGTTCATCGACATCGAAACTCCGACGCTCACGCGCTCGACGCCTGAGGGCGCGCGCGACTTCCTCGTGCCTTCGCGCCTGCAGCCCGGAACGTTCTACGCGCTGCCGCAGTCGCCGCAGTTGTTCAAGCAGTTGCTGATGGTGTCGGGCCTGGAGCGCTATTACCAGATCGCGCGTTGCTGGCGCGACGAGGACTTGCGCGCCGATCGCCAGCCCGAGTTCACGCAACTCGACCTCGAGATGTCCTTCGTCGAGGAATCCGACATCCAGGTCTTGATGGAAGAACTCATGGTGTCGCTGTGGCGCGACGTCCTGGGTGTCGAGGTCTCGGCGCCGTTCCCGCGCATGACTTACGACGAGTGCATGCGCCGCTACGGCAGCGACAAGCCGGACGTCCGCTTCGCCATGGAGTTGGCCGACGTCGGCGCGGTGTTCGAAGGAACAGGACTCGGGATCTTCCGCAAGGTTCTGGAGGACCCGCAAGGCTCGATGCTCGCAATTGGGGTTCCCGGCGGTGCGTCGATGCATCACAACGAGTTGCGGCGCCTGGAGCAACTCGCGCGCGAGCGCGGCGCAAAAGGCCTTGCGTGGTTCCGCCTGACCGAGAACGGCTTGGACTCGCCGCTCGCCAAGCATGTCGACGACGCGTTGATTGCTCGACTCGTGCAGGCTCTGGGTTTGACCACGGGCGACCTGGCCTTGGTGTGTGCCGACAAGACCGACGTTGCGCGCGCGGTCTTGGGCGCGCTTCGCGTTGTGGTCGCGCAGGATCGTGGACTGATCCCGGAGGGTCGCTGGGAGTTCCTTTGGATGACCGACCCGCCGCTGTTCGAGTGGGATCCCGACGACGAGCGATGGGTGAGCGTGCATCATCCCTTCACGTCGCCCCAGGGCCCGGTCGAGCAGATGGTCCAGGATCCCGGCAACACCAAGGCGCGCGCCTACGACTTGGTGCTGAACGGTGTTGAACTCGGCGGCGGCAGCATTCGTATCCACCGTCGCGACGTTCAGGTGCGCGTGCTGGAGGCGCTGAAGCGCGATCCGGCCGAGTTCGACTTCTTGCTCGAAGCGTTCGGTTACGGCGCGCCCCCGCATGGTGGAATCGCCATGGGCATCGACCGCATGGCCATGCTCATGTCCGGGCGGGAGTCGATTCGCGACGTGATCGCCTTCCCGAAGACGCAGTCCGGCGGGGATCCCATGACCGGCGCGCCCACGGGCGTCGAGGCGCGGCAGTTGAAGGACCTTGGCCTGAAGCAGCAGCCGTCGTGA
- a CDS encoding replication-associated recombination protein A has protein sequence MSSPRRPAQGPSLFGGERGRAGGLNAGPDAPLAARMRPRTLEEFAGQGHLLEPGTVLRGLIEQDRLHSVLLFGPAGTGKTSLAILVAQATHAAFETLSAVVAGVADVRRVVEEGRSRLEVAGRRTVLFVDEVHRFNKAQQDALLPGVEAGWVVFIGATTENPFFSVIGPLLSRSTLFRLEPLSDADLVAILGRALADPERGLAAAVEAGEEVLASIAARAEGDARIALNALEAAAEHAAARGSALIESTDVTDAMRERIIRWDRSGDQHYDTVSAFIKSLRGSDPDAALAWLARMLEAGADARFIARRMVIFASEDVGIADSTALHTAMAAAQAVEFVGLPEVRLNLAHAAVALALAPKSNAVIRAINAAQKDLAERGQGTVPAHLRDASYRGARTLGHGTGYKYPHDPSEGAAEQRYMPEGFEGRRYWKPEQRLGWRRESTQQDEERES, from the coding sequence GTGAGTTCTCCCCGCCGTCCTGCGCAAGGTCCGTCGCTCTTCGGCGGCGAGCGCGGGCGCGCGGGAGGTTTGAATGCCGGACCCGACGCGCCCCTCGCCGCGCGCATGCGGCCGCGCACGCTGGAGGAGTTCGCCGGCCAAGGGCATCTTCTTGAACCGGGAACGGTGCTGCGAGGTTTGATCGAGCAAGATCGCTTGCACTCGGTCTTGCTGTTTGGTCCGGCGGGCACCGGCAAGACCAGTCTCGCGATCCTGGTCGCGCAGGCAACGCACGCTGCATTCGAAACGCTGTCGGCAGTGGTGGCCGGTGTTGCGGACGTGCGTCGTGTTGTAGAGGAAGGACGCAGCCGCCTCGAGGTCGCCGGCAGGCGCACGGTCTTGTTCGTGGACGAGGTTCACCGGTTCAACAAGGCCCAGCAAGACGCCCTCTTGCCGGGAGTGGAAGCCGGATGGGTCGTCTTCATCGGAGCCACCACCGAGAACCCGTTCTTCAGCGTGATCGGGCCGCTGCTTTCGCGAAGCACGCTGTTTCGATTGGAGCCGCTGTCCGACGCGGACCTCGTTGCGATCTTGGGGCGCGCGCTTGCCGATCCCGAGCGCGGACTCGCCGCCGCGGTCGAAGCCGGCGAAGAAGTCCTTGCGAGCATTGCCGCGCGCGCCGAAGGGGACGCTCGCATTGCGCTGAATGCGCTCGAAGCGGCCGCCGAGCACGCCGCCGCGCGAGGCTCGGCATTGATCGAGTCGACCGACGTGACCGACGCGATGCGCGAGCGCATCATCCGCTGGGATCGCTCCGGCGATCAGCACTACGACACCGTTTCCGCGTTCATCAAATCCCTTCGCGGGTCCGACCCCGACGCCGCGCTCGCATGGCTGGCTCGGATGCTCGAGGCCGGCGCCGACGCGCGCTTCATCGCGCGCCGGATGGTCATCTTCGCCTCCGAGGACGTCGGCATTGCCGATTCGACGGCGCTTCACACCGCGATGGCAGCGGCGCAGGCCGTCGAGTTCGTCGGGCTGCCCGAGGTCCGGTTGAACCTCGCGCACGCCGCCGTGGCGCTCGCGCTGGCGCCCAAGTCCAACGCGGTCATCCGCGCCATCAACGCCGCACAGAAAGACCTCGCCGAGCGAGGCCAAGGCACGGTTCCGGCCCACCTTCGCGACGCGAGTTACCGCGGCGCGCGCACCCTCGGGCACGGCACCGGGTATAAATACCCCCACGACCCTTCGGAAGGCGCCGCTGAGCAGCGCTATATGCCGGAGGGATTCGAGGGTCGTCGCTACTGGAAGCCCGAGCAGCGGTTGGGCTGGCGACGGGAGTCCACGCAACAGGACGAGGAGAGGGAGTCATGA
- a CDS encoding response regulator transcription factor → MQLLVVEEHQIFADALGAFLNSQDDMEVVGIALSTGDALDLAIERRPDVITTSDRLPDGDGLDLVAMLRDKHSEARVIMVGSPDDEEVVAAALDAGCVGFVPKAGRLTDLATAARTAMAGRVAIPSKVFARALNTLQSEPGRQAANLTPLELEILKLFPKGLPNSAIGAELGLSERSIRNHVESILTKLESHSKLQGLATAIRRGIIFLVLP, encoded by the coding sequence ATGCAGCTACTCGTCGTCGAAGAGCACCAGATCTTTGCCGACGCTCTGGGTGCCTTTCTCAACAGCCAGGACGACATGGAGGTCGTCGGCATCGCCCTTTCCACCGGCGACGCCCTGGATCTGGCCATCGAGCGCCGCCCCGACGTCATCACCACAAGCGATCGCTTGCCCGACGGCGATGGCCTCGACCTCGTGGCAATGCTTCGCGACAAACACAGCGAGGCACGCGTGATCATGGTGGGCAGCCCTGATGACGAAGAAGTCGTCGCAGCCGCGCTGGACGCGGGATGCGTCGGATTTGTCCCGAAGGCCGGTCGGCTGACAGACCTAGCCACGGCGGCACGAACAGCAATGGCAGGTCGAGTTGCAATCCCGTCGAAAGTCTTCGCTCGCGCGCTGAACACCCTGCAAAGCGAGCCCGGCCGGCAAGCCGCGAACCTAACTCCGCTGGAGCTCGAGATCTTGAAGCTGTTTCCCAAGGGACTACCGAACAGCGCGATTGGCGCAGAACTCGGCCTGAGCGAGCGAAGCATCCGGAATCACGTCGAGTCGATCCTGACGAAACTGGAAAGCCATTCGAAGCTCCAAGGCCTTGCGACGGCGATCCGGCGTGGAATCATTTTTCTGGTGCTCCCTTAA
- a CDS encoding MBL fold metallo-hydrolase has product MIVEGFTSGVFQSNTYVLAAAAGQSAVVVDPGQDAAGTVAERLAEHGLRLEAVLLTHGHVDHIWSAKEVCDAAGVPAFIHPADRYLMDDPAAALGAMGFGDFKIEAPADIRDLADADELNFGGLRLQVRHTPGHTPGHCVFVADGLVMTGDLIFQGSIGRTDFPGGSLPELMDSIRRAVMSLDDDVAILSGHGPATSVGVERRHNPFVLADARGELNDMLGM; this is encoded by the coding sequence ATGATCGTAGAGGGCTTCACCTCAGGGGTTTTCCAGTCCAACACCTATGTTCTGGCCGCTGCCGCCGGACAGAGCGCCGTCGTCGTGGATCCCGGCCAGGATGCCGCCGGTACCGTCGCCGAGCGCCTCGCCGAGCACGGGCTCCGGCTGGAAGCCGTCTTGCTCACCCACGGGCACGTGGATCACATCTGGTCGGCCAAGGAAGTGTGCGACGCCGCCGGTGTTCCCGCGTTCATCCACCCGGCCGACCGCTACCTGATGGACGATCCTGCTGCGGCGCTGGGCGCGATGGGGTTCGGGGACTTCAAGATCGAAGCACCTGCCGATATCCGTGACTTGGCCGATGCCGACGAGTTGAACTTCGGCGGGCTGCGACTTCAGGTGCGCCACACTCCGGGCCACACGCCCGGACACTGCGTGTTCGTTGCCGACGGTTTGGTCATGACCGGCGACCTGATCTTCCAGGGCTCGATCGGGCGCACGGACTTTCCCGGCGGGTCTCTCCCGGAGCTGATGGACTCGATCCGGCGCGCGGTGATGTCACTCGATGACGACGTTGCGATTCTGTCGGGGCACGGTCCGGCGACTTCGGTCGGCGTTGAACGCCGGCACAACCCGTTCGTGCTCGCCGACGCGCGCGGCGAACTCAACGACATGCTGGGGATGTAG